AACCGCCTGTTGGATGCGGTCCAGGTCCTCCTTGCTGAAAGATATCATGTCCGGTCAGGGGGTGTGCCGGCATGATACGGGAGGCTCACCGGCCGAACACCAAGCGGTTGCCCGCCTCCGTCGTCATTTCAAGTTGCACGCCGTCCACCTCCAGATCGCTCACCTCCGGCAGGTGTTCCAGAAACAGGCTGCGGAGGTCGTCATCCTGGCACCCGAAGGTGCTGGTCCTGAAGCGGTTGATGCGAATCTCCTGGTCGGCCAGGTCATATCCCGCGGTAAATGATGCACAGCCTGCGGTACCGGTCAACTCGTTCTCGGAGGCAAAGCTCAGCGCATAGTCCTGCTGCTGTACGCGATGCGAGTGGCCGTGTATCCAGATGATCTCCAGATACCAGCTGGACCCGTGCAGTTCGGAGTAGTAGTCGTCGTCTTCTTCAACAACGATGATGCAGCCGGCAGCGGCAACGGCCAGGACAACGGCGGTCAAAAGATGCACAAACGGGGTCCTCATGGCGCTCATGTCGGATCAGGTTTGGGGTTCGTACACCCAATGCCGCGCCCAAGACGCCGAGGGTAACAGGGGGCAGGCGGTGATGCCTGGTCAGGGCGGCGTGCCCGGCCGCAGAGCCGGGCCTACGTCCCCTGCCCGCTCATGGCCGCCTCAATCTGATCAATCGCGCTCTGCGCGCGCTGCCAGAGAGCGTCCTCCGGATTTCCGACAATGCGCTGGACCTTCAGGAATTGATCCCGGGCCTGCTCCATGCGATTGATCTGAAACAGCATAATGCCCCGGTTGAAATTGGCCTGCACGTGCAGCGAATCACGTCGCAACACCTCCTGGGTCTCCTGAATCGCCGCCATGGGATTGTCCGGATCTGACAGATAGGCGACCGCCATGTCCGTGCGTACATCCAGGTTGTCGGGGTTGAGCCTCAGGACCTCCTGGTAGGCCGCAACGGCGGCCTTGGCGAGTGTGGCGCGCAAGTCCGACTGTTCCACTGCACGCTCCATCGAATCATAGAAGAGGTTGCCGGCAAACGCCCAGTCCAGTTCCTGGTCCGTTTCCGCAGCCACCTGACGCTGATATTCTCCGGCGAGGTCGTACCTGCCTGCCCCGATGTACAATTCCACGGTGCGACGCAGGAAGCCGACGCGTTCTTCGCCAGTGGATGCCTCCACCGAGTCCTGGAGCGCTTCAGCTGCCTGGGCAATACCGGGCGCCACATCCGCGAAGGCGTCGGCCGTCAATGGTACCGCAGGCTGCGGTCCGGAAGCGATCGGCGGGTCGGCAGACATGGCATACAGCAGGAACGCCGCAAGCACCATCAGCACGGCAGATCCCACGATGATTCCCACACGCAGCCCGACCCCCTGCTCCACCGAGGATCCGGAACCTTCAGTGCGCGACACCGGAGGCCTGGTCACCACGCGGGCCGGCGCCGCGCCAACCTGCTGGAGCGGTTTGCCACAGCGGGAGCAGAAGTTTGCCCCCGCGGGATTCTTCCAGCCACAGTCGTTGCAGAAAACGTCCTGCCCCTCCGTCTCGGCGAAGTCTTCGGATTCGCCCGGCATCAGAACCGGAGAAGGATTGTCGGCAATCCCCCCGGTCAGCTCGACATACTCGAGTTCATCCGGGTCCACGCCCGCCGGAGTGCCGCAAAGCGAGCAGCGTTCGTCTTCAGGATTCAGGCCGCCGCCGCAAGCCTTGCAGAAAAGCTTCATCAGCTGTTGTTCACGCGCAGGTCCACCTGCTTGCGAAACTCCTTCGAGGGCTTGAACACAGGGACGGCGCTTGCCGGGACCGCGATGGGCTGATTCGTCCGCGGATTGCGGGCTGAGCGGGGAGCACGCTCCTGAACCAGAAAGCAGCCGAACCCGCGAAGATCGACCCGTTCGTTGTGCAACATGGCGTCCTTGACCGTATGAATGAAGCCGTTCACGACGGCCTCCGTTTCCAGTTTGGTCAGTCCGGTGCCGGCCGCAATGCGCTCGACGATGTCCGCTTTTGTCACGAAAAGAGGGGGGTGGTTTCGATTCGGTCGCCATACGCCCCCCTCCCTGCCATGATCCGGGTCTATCTTGCACGGCTGCCCCCTGTCGCGCGTGACGCTTACCCCCACCCACATTATCAGCGAAGTCAGCCTGCGCGCCGCGTTGCTGCCACTGGTGCGGGGACTGTGGCGATGTGAGGTAGTCGAGGGCCGCGAAAAGCTGCTGGCGGAGCCGTGCTTTCTGTACGGCAACCACTCGAACGACTACGACCCGTTCATGGTGAACTGGCCGCTGCCCATCGGTCGATGCTCCTCCGGCGTCCTGACCGCCGAGTACATGCAGGAGGGCATTGTCGCTGCCGCCCTGAAGGGCATCGGTCTGTTGTCGACCCGCAAGCGGGTGCCGGAGCCCCATCTCATCGCACGCATTCTGAGATTGCTGCGCGCAGGCCGCAACGTGCTCATCTACCCGGAAGGTGGCCGTCGCTGGGCCGGAAGACCGACGCGCTGGATACCGTCGACAGCAAAGCTGTTCTCCCGCGCCGGCTATCCCGTGCGGCCCGTCGTCACCGAGGGATCCTACATCGCGTGGCCACGCTGGGCCGACTGGCCCCGGCCTGCCCGAATCCGCGTACGGGTACTGGACCCGGTATCGCTGGACGGCCTGTCCCAGGAGGACGCGATTGCGCAGCTCGCAGCCCCCATCGATTTCGACGAGAACGTGGCACCGGAGGAGACCCGCCCACTGCGCGCGTTCCGGCCGGCCGACGGCATCCACCGACTCCTGTATCGGGACCCGGTGACTGGTGAACACGGCGGCCTCAGAACCACAGACGGTCACCGAATCACCAACGTGGACGGCTCCGTGCAGTGGGAGATGCTGCCGGACAGCCGCATCCGGGATGAGCGCACCGGGGACATCCTGTTGACCGGCGATCTGTACGACACCGTGCGCGCGATGCCGCTTGAGCCTGGTCCCGACGGTGCCATCGTGCGCAATCTGGTCACCGTAAGCCGGGGGCCGGACCTGCGATCGATGGGGTCCCGCCAACTACGTCGCGTAGCGTTGCATACCGATTCCGTTGCCCTGGGCACAGACCGCATCGCCCATGAAGAAATCCTATTCTCCGGCGTGGAGAAGAACTTCAAGCTGCAGTTGACCACCCGGGATGAGATCATCAACCTGGAGTTTCGCGACGACGGCAGTGCCCTGCAGTGGGAGGATGCTCTGTTCGCTCTGACGGAGGGGCGCGTGTGATGGAGGCCTGGAGGCTGGAGATGTCGTTCGGCGAGGTGTTGCACGATTTCACCGTGCTCAGCCTGGCGTTGCTGGTGGCCACGCTTCTGCGCGCTCATGTCGGTTTCCTGCAGCGGTACCTCATTCCGAACGCTCTGCTCGCGGGAGTGCTGGGACTGTTGGTCGGACCGGAGATTCTGGCCTGGCTGCCCATCTCCGTGGAGCGCATGGGGATCTGGGTATATCACCTGCTGGCCCTGACGTTCATTTGCGTGGGCCTCAAAGGCGGTCCAGCCGATCGCTCGCCTGCCGCCATCCATCTCGGATTCATGCAAATCATGTGCATGACCCTGCAGGCGATCGTCGGGATCGGTGTGATGCTGCTCGCCTGTACGCTGCTGGACCCAACGCTGAATCCAGCGGCCGGCATGCTGTTGACACTGGGGTTTGCCATGGGTCCGGGCGTGGCCTACTCGCTTGGGGAAGCCTGGAGCGCGTACGGATTTCTTGAGGGCGGCTCGGTCGGGCTGACCATCGCGGCCGCGGGATTCCTGATTGCCTATCTGGTGGGTGTGGCGACGGTAAATCGGTCTGGGTTCTCGTCCCAGGATCTGCCGGCGTCCGAAAGGACGGGAGTTCGTGGGGAGCAGGAGCGTAGTCCGGCGGGCATGCTGACGTTCTCCCCTGGAGCCATCGAGCCGCTTGGCTTCCATCTTGCGTTGATCGTGCTCGTCTATGCGTTGACCCTGCTGGCAGCCTCCGGCATTGCAGAATTTCTGGAGGCCGTCGGCCGAGGCGCCGAGGTACCGATCGTATGGAGCTTCCATTTCATCCTCGCGAACCTGCTCGCGCTGCTGACCCGGCATCTGCTGGGGCGGTTTGGTGCGCGTCACGTCACCGATCCAGGACTGCTGGACCGCATGACCGGGCTCTTCGCGGACTACCTGATCGCGGCATCAATCATGGCGATCGCGGTCGGCCTGGTGATCCGGTACGCCGTGCCGATTGCGGTCATGGCCGTGCTCGGTGGGTTCGCGACGTTCTTCGTGCTGCGAAAAGCGGCCTCCTGGGTGTTCAGCACCCACCGGTTCGCACGATTTATCGGCATGTTTGGTGAGATGACCGGCACCCTCGCCTCGGGTCTTGCGCTGATCCGCATTCTCGATCCCGAGTACCGCTCTCCGGTTGCACAAGACCTCGTGCTGTCCAGTGCGGTGGCTCTGGTGCTTGGTTTTCCGCTTTTGGCCGTCATCAATCTTCCGCTCACGGTGTTTGACGGCGAGGAGGTTGGTTACCTGGTGCTGATGGGCATCATGGCGGGCTACCTGCTCCTGACGCTCGGAGCCTGGCGACTCTACTTCCGGCGAAGCGGCAGCGTGTAGCGTACCGTAACACCTCCCCGCATTGCGTTACCCAGTCCCATGCGTTTCCTCCTGATTCTGCTGTTCCTGCTCGCCGGCTGTTCGGCACCCGCCGCCGATCCACAACAACTGGTAGATGGATCGATTGCCTGGCAAAACGGCACCGTGCTCAACAAGGCAGAACTGTCGTTTGATTTCCGGGATCGTCAGTTCCGCGTCCTTCGAAACGACGGCCTCTTCGAATACGAACGGCGGTACGTTGACACCACCGGAGCGGCCATCCGGGACCTGCTCACGAACGATGGGCTGATTCGTGAGGTGGACGGAATGCGCGTTGAGCTGGACTCGGCGGCCTACAACTCGGCCGAGACCGGCGTGAACTCGGTGGTGTATTTCGCGCTGTTGCCGCTACCACTGAATGACCCGGCGGCACGCAAGCAGCTGTTGGGCACCGTCGAGCTGGACGGCCGCGAGTACCACAAGGTGGAGGTGACGTTTGTCCCGGAGGGTGGTGGCCGCGACTACGACGACCGCTTCATCTACTGGATGGACGCAGAATCCGGGGCACTGGACTACCTGGCGTACTACTTCCATGTGAACGACGGAGGCTCTCGGTTCCGGAAGGCCTACAACATCAGGGAGATCGCCGGCGTGCGCATCGCGGATTACTACAACTACAAGGGAGAAGTCGACCTGGAAATCGACCAGATCCAGCGCTACGACAGTCTGTATGCAAACGGCATGCTCGAGCTTGTGAGCGAGGTCAACCTCGAGAACGTCAGGATCGTGCCACTGGACTGATACGCCACGCCCGCAGTTCAGGGCGATGGGATCAGAACCGGATGGAGAGCTCGAATGATGGGTGCAGGCCCAGGTCGTATACGTCGACCCCCTCCACATCGGTCACCATCAGGTTGTCCGTGGGTCCGGAGATCGCAGTAGGCACGAGCGTGCGATACCACACATTGTTGCGGTCGGTCAGGTTGTAGACCGAAAAGCCGACCATAACGGCGCGTGAGCCGAATTGCCGCTGCCAGCTCACGCCGCCGTCCAGCCGGCTGAAGCTCGGCAGCCGCTCGGCCTCCGCTTGGTTCACGAACCGCAGCGGGTTGGGGATTCCCGAAGCCAGGTACCACGTAAGGCTCGTGCTGAACCCCCTCCAGCCCGTTTCGACGGACGCCGTGTACTGGTTTCGGCGATCCCAGGACACTGCAAACTCACGTCCGTCCAGCACGCGCGGGTTGGTATAGACGGTCTTGCTGCGGGTGTACCCGTGACTCCAGAGCAACGGTCCGGTGCGGTGCCGCAGCATGACCTCCACGCCTTTTGCGGAGCCGTCCACGTTGGGCAGGTAGGGGTTGTTGAGCTCACCCTGCAGGCTCACGTTGCCGTCCGGGTTGGCAGACTCATGAAGCCGGAGGTTCTGGTATTCCTTCAGAAACCCTTCGGCCTGCAGAAATACACGTGACGAAGGCCGCAGGTAGATCCCTCCGGTGAAGTAGTCCACCCGACCCGGCGACTCGGTATCGGAGCTCAGGATCCAGACATCGGGAGCACTCTCGAGCACCGGCTGCACCTCCAACTGGTGCACAAACTGGTGATTGCGACTGAAGCCCACCGACATCGAGACCGGTCCCTCACCACCGACCCGCATTTCCGCTCGCGGACTGAGCCGAAGGTGATCGCCCCAGGTGAAGTAATGGGAGCGCAGACCCAGGTTGAAACGAGCAGGGCCGGTCCGGGCTGATGCCCAGGCCACGTAGGCATCCAGCTGCCCCGCATTGCCGGCAAGACGATAGTCGGCCCTTCTGGAGGTGGACTCCTCGTATTCCGCCGACAACAGATTCAGATCTGCGCCCAGCGACCATAGCCCGGCGCGTTCATAACTCCATTCCGGAGCCAGCCGCATCTGGACCAACAGGTTGTCGTTGGCAAACTGGTCCAGGCGGACTTCCGGAGCGGCTGCCCCAGCGTCATTGCGTCGGACTCGCGCCACCAGCGAGGAATTGCTGTAAGCGCCGTCATACCGAGAGGCTCCCGCAATGACGGAGAGGAACCCACGTCCCTGCAGACTGCGCTGGTACTGGAGCCCGCCCACCATGGTGCCCCACTCGCTCAGCCCCTGGGTCAGATGACCGGCAGCCTGGTTGGGTCCCCGAAAACGGCGTTCGCCCTCCTGGCTCGCGCGGTCTCCCCCCAAATAACCACTGGCGGTCAGTCGCCCGCCGTCGGCGCCCTCGAACAGCAGCTTCGCGTGTACATCATGGTAATTGGCGCTGCCGTTGAGCACCTGCGCCCGTGCCGGTCCTGCCGGCTCCAGACTGGTTTCGCGACCAATGTCCAGGCCCTGGGCCACAAGCACATCGTTGTTGAACCAGTCCAGATCATCCAGATACGACAGCCGACCTGAAACCAGCCAACTGCCGCGACCTCCGAGGGCTGGCCCCTCCAGCGTACCCTTGAACGAGGTGTTGGATGCGCCGATGGTGCCTGCCACCCGTTCCTGCGAGCCGGTGCGTGTCAGGAATGCCAATGTGCCCCCCGGTGGCGCCTGGTAGGAGGCCGGCGCTATCCCGTAGTAGAAGCCGACGGCCTGCAGTGCGTCTTCATTGAACGCATCGAACAACCCGAACATGTGGCTTCGGCTGTACACCGGCAGGCCGTCCAGGAGCACCTGGAATCCATCCGATTTCGACCCTCGCACCGAGACGCCGTCAGACAGAGCCGCAGACAGCGATACGGAAGGAAGTGTGGAAAGCGAACGCAATACGGACGATTCCCCGAGCGGCGCCATCACCCCGGGCTGAATCAGGTGCTGCCATGTGGTGTCGAGGTCCGTATGGAGGATGGTGCCTGCAACGACCACTTCCCTGCTCTGAAGTGGTTGCGGGGCGAGGCGTATGGAAATCTCCAGGGGCCCATCGCCCATGGATACGGAGACCGTTCTGCTCTCAAATCCAAGGTATGAGACCGTCAGCTGCTCCTCCGACGCCGAGGGCAGCGTGGTTTCAAAGTATCCTGCTTCATTGCATGCCACGCCCCGGAGTTCGCCCTGGTCATCCAGCCAGGTGACCGTGGCATGGGGCAGTCGGGCTCCCGACTGATCATCGAGCACGAAGCCCTCCAGCCGTACCTCGGGAGCAGGCGATGCAGGTTCGGAAAGCGGGTACACCAGGACCTGCTCCCGGTCCGCGTCCACCCGTACGCCGAGCCCGATCGCCGTCAGGGCAGCAGCCACTTCGCCAACCGGATCCGAACCGAGAGTGACCGAGACCTTGCGCCCGGCCAGGAGCGCATCCCGGTAGAGAAAGCGGAACTGACTGCTCTCCTCCACGGATCGCAGCACATCCCGGACCTCGGCATCGCGGAATACCTGGCCGCGTGAGTCGACCGCCGAGAATGCCAGAAGGCCCACAAGCACCATTGCCTGCAGGCCCCGTTCCGACCATGCCCTCCGGCGGATCCTCATGCTATTGTTCGATAAACCGTACGCCGTTTCCGGAAGGCACGAATCGTCCGCCGAGAACCAGGCCGAAATCCTCCAGCGCTTGGGCCTGACTCTGCAGGAGCAGCGTTCCCGACATCGATTCTCCGCGCAACGTGCCCGGCAAGTCGATGCGGATCTGATAGTGGCGCGCGAGTTCGGACGCAATGCTGCCTGCGGGCCGGGAGTCAAAGCTCAGTTCTCCCCGAATCCAGTCCGTCTCCTCGAGCCCATCGCTCGCCTCAGGGTCCGACAGCGGCGTTCCCGAGCGATGGGCCAATTGCTGACCCGGCACCAGTTCACGTGCTTCCTCCCCCGTATCGAAACGAACCCGTCCACTCTCCAGATAGACGGAGGTTTGCTCCCCGATGGCGGCCACGTTGAATCGGGTTCCGAGGACCTGCACCGTGCCGGCCTCAGTGGCGACGGCGAATACGCGGTCCGGATTGTGGGTGACGTCAAAGAACGCCTCCCCCTCCAGCCTGTACGTCTGGTCGTCGACCTGGAATAGCGAAGAGTGCGGCCGGAGCACAACCGTGCTGCCATCCGCAGTCTCAAAGGTGCCCTGCTCCTGAGCGGCGCTGGCTACCAACTGCCCCGAGGCGGGACTGAGCACGCGAGGCACCAGAACCAGGACCAGCACGGCGGCGGCCACGCTTACGGAACCCCAGACAAGGCGCATCACCGTCAATCGCCGAACCGGCGCACGGTCCGAGCCCGCTCTTGTGGCGCGCTCGATGCCGGCCCACATCCGGGCTCCTGCGCGCTCATCTGCCTGGACTTCTACACTGTCCTTCCACGCCCGGATCGCATCGATCACCGGGTCCTGGCCGGCCGCAGGAAGCCCACCTTCATGCCCGATGCGGGCAGCGAGCTCTTGATCGTTCTGGTTTGGTAGCGAGGGGCTCATGGTGCGTGAAAGAATAGAGGCTCCGGGGGTTTCATGCCGGATCGCGGGGCCCGTCGGGACCCCGCGTTACCGGCACACGAGCCTTTGGATCAGCCGTTTGACCCCCCACCGGTCTGGCGGCCTCCGAAGGCGGCCCGGCACCGGGCCTTGAGGTGTTTGCGAGCGCGGTGCGAGAGCACCTGGTGGATCTGCCAGATCTCAAACGCCGCGTCGTTGCTGATCGTGGCAGAGACGGCAGCCTCCAGATCAGTGCGCAGGGCGCCTACCTGATCGCGGAAATCGGTCGCGGAACGATCCAGCCCCTGCAGAGCCTCGCGGAAGGCCTGTTCGGCGGCGAGGATTTCATCCGCCTGGGCCTCAGTGATTCCGAGCACCTCGATCATCACCGCACGCTCCGCAGCCTGGCGCTCGGCACGGGCAGCTTCGCGCTCGGCCTCAGCGGCGGCAATCGCGTCCTTCTGCTCCTGCGTGAGATTGGCGTCCAGCCAGGCGTCTACTTCCGCCTTGAGGGCTTCATGGATAGCCTTGATGGCATCATGTGCGGCCTGAACGGCAGCGGAGTCTCCCGCCTCGCGAGCAGCCTTCAGATCTGCAAGCAGTGCCTCCAGCTCGGCGCGGCGGGATTCGCGGATCTCCTTGACGGCGTCTCGCTGCTCATCGGTTAGGATGGAGCGCAAACCAGCCCCGGAACCGCCCTGATTGGCGTGCGCGGCACGGCAACGCTTCTTGCCTTTGGCTCGCTGACCGTCCTGAGGACGATCCGACGGAGCGGGACGATCCTGGCCGAGAACGCCACGCAAATCTCTGAACTGTCCGGCGAGCAGCGAATCCTTCTGCGCGTCGGTGAGCGTGGTGGCCAGTTCGGCGGCCAGCCTCCAAAGGAAACCAGGATCGTCCGCGCCGTCGTTGGCAAAGCGGGCGGCGGTGGTGTTGAGCGCAGACTGCTGGCTCGAGGAGAGCGCCAGGTCGGCCGTGAGCTCTGCGGTGAAGGCGGTCAGGACCTCCTCATCGAAAGAATCTTCGGTCAGGGCCGTCGTGCTGTCGCAGGCGGCCAGGGTGCCCGCAATAATCAGCGCAAGGAAGGCGCCGCGGACCAGATGCAGGGTGGATTTCATGACTGTGATGTATACAGGTTGTCTTGGGAACTGTCTTGATCGGGTCGCTCGATGGCGCCCTCCCTCTCGACCTGACTACACAGCCCACGACCGCCTCCCCCCAAGGAAGCACGAACTTTTTTGCGGGCACTGCTCAGGGGCGCAGTTCCTTCAGTTCCTCGCGCACCGCCTTGAGCGCGTACCCCATGTGGTTTTCAACGGTTTTGGGGGTGATCTCAAGCGCTTCGGCCGCCTCCCGGTAGGTGAGTCCCTGAAGCACACACAGCTCAAACACGGCTCGTCGCCGCTCGGGCAGGCGTGCGACGGCACGTGCTACCTGTTCCTGCACGTCCATGCGCTCTCCGGGGTCCGCCTCCGGCGCCGCCTCGTCGGGCAGGTCCCCGGTGAGTCGGGCCGTGTCCCGGAAATGATTCAGGGCCCGCGTGTAGCCGATCCGGAAGAGCAGCCCTCTGAGCGAGCCGTCATCCCGGATCTGGTGTCGCTGCTCCCAGATGTAGACGAACGCATTCTGCACCAGATCCTCCGCGACGTCAGGGGCAACCTGCTTGTGTACCAGGTAGCGCAGCAAGGCCTGATGATGGGCCTCGAAAAAGGTGCGGAAGGCGGTGCGATCTCCGGCCCGAATGGCACGCGCCAGTCCTGCTTCATCGTCGTCAGACAGAGTGACTGCCAGGAGGAGAACCAGCTCCAGCAAGGTGCAATTCGAGGGATTTCTTGACGACGGCCCGCGAAGATACGACGGGTTGCCCGGCTATATTCCCCTCATGTCTACGACCCTTCCCTGGCCGCTCGGAGCGGCCTCGGGCGGCAGCACGGAGTCGCTGGCCGCCACCATAGATCGCCTCGCCACAGACCTTTCCAAAGCCGTCTCGCCGGAGCTGCGGGCTTGCCTGTCGGCATTGCACCAGTCCGACGACCCGGCAGCATGGCTGGCAGAGCAGGATGACGAAACTCTGGAGCAGCTGCTCCGAGCCGATACCGCACTGTTTCATCTTCTGAATCAGTCCGAGAAGTCCGAGATCGTTCGCATCAACCGGGAGCGGGCCCTGGCCGCTGCGCCGGGCGAAGGCAGACCGGAGTCGGTCATGGCCGGTGTCGCCCGCATGAAAGCCGAAGGCATTGATGCGGAGACGTTTGAGCGACTGGTCGCGCGGCTTGATATTCGGCCTACATTGACCGCCCACCCCACCGAGGCCCGACGGCGCTCGATCCTGTACCGGCAGCAGGCAGTGGGTGCTTCGTTGACGCGTCTCAACCGCGACCGGTTGACGCATGCCGAAAGGGACGCGCTCGAGGAGGATCTGGAGCGGGATATTCACCTGCTCCACGTCACGGATGAAGTGCGACCCAGGCGTCTGACTGTGGCCGACGAGGTGGAATACGGGCTCTACTTCCTGACCCATACCATCTGGGATACGCTACCTGGCATCGCCAGCGACCTGCGTCGGGCCGCCTTGAAGCACTACGGGCTGCACCTGCGCAGTGCGACACCCGTTCGCTTTCGAAGCTGGATCGGCTCGGACCGCGACGGAAACCCGTTCGTGACGCCGGAAACGACGCTTCGCACGTTCGCCAGACAGCGTGCAGCTGTGCTCGACCAGTTCACGAAGGAGCTGCGCTCGGTTCGGCGCACGCTGAGCATCTCCAGGGAGCAGCTGCACACGCCACGCATCCTGCTGGACAGCCTTGAGCGGGATGCGCGTGAGGTCAGTCTGCCCGACATCGTGCATCAGCACTTTGAGCGAGAGCCGTTTCGGCTGAAGCTTTCGTTCATGATGGCGCGCCTCCATGCCATCCGGGAGTCGGAACGGGACCTTGCTGCGCCGGTCGCCTCATCGTACACCGGTCAGGCTTTCTGCGAGGACATCGCCCTCCTGCAGACTGCACTGGAGGAAGCCGGCCTGAGTGAGGCCGCCTGGTCGGGGTCACTGCAGCGCCTTGCAGATCGGGCATCGGCGTTCGGACTGCACCTGGCCGCGCTGGACGTGCGACAGCACAGCCGTGTGCACGCAGAAGCGGTTGGAGCCATCCTTCGGGCGGCCGGCGTGGTCGAGGACTACGGATCACTGGACGAGCCCGAGAAGCAGCGCGTGCTGACCGCGGAACTGCAGAACCCCCGCCCACTGCTGCCTCCGGGGCAGGACCTCGACGAAACGGCGG
The sequence above is a segment of the Rhodothermales bacterium genome. Coding sequences within it:
- a CDS encoding TonB-dependent receptor, encoding MRIRRRAWSERGLQAMVLVGLLAFSAVDSRGQVFRDAEVRDVLRSVEESSQFRFLYRDALLAGRKVSVTLGSDPVGEVAAALTAIGLGVRVDADREQVLVYPLSEPASPAPEVRLEGFVLDDQSGARLPHATVTWLDDQGELRGVACNEAGYFETTLPSASEEQLTVSYLGFESRTVSVSMGDGPLEISIRLAPQPLQSREVVVAGTILHTDLDTTWQHLIQPGVMAPLGESSVLRSLSTLPSVSLSAALSDGVSVRGSKSDGFQVLLDGLPVYSRSHMFGLFDAFNEDALQAVGFYYGIAPASYQAPPGGTLAFLTRTGSQERVAGTIGASNTSFKGTLEGPALGGRGSWLVSGRLSYLDDLDWFNNDVLVAQGLDIGRETSLEPAGPARAQVLNGSANYHDVHAKLLFEGADGGRLTASGYLGGDRASQEGERRFRGPNQAAGHLTQGLSEWGTMVGGLQYQRSLQGRGFLSVIAGASRYDGAYSNSSLVARVRRNDAGAAAPEVRLDQFANDNLLVQMRLAPEWSYERAGLWSLGADLNLLSAEYEESTSRRADYRLAGNAGQLDAYVAWASARTGPARFNLGLRSHYFTWGDHLRLSPRAEMRVGGEGPVSMSVGFSRNHQFVHQLEVQPVLESAPDVWILSSDTESPGRVDYFTGGIYLRPSSRVFLQAEGFLKEYQNLRLHESANPDGNVSLQGELNNPYLPNVDGSAKGVEVMLRHRTGPLLWSHGYTRSKTVYTNPRVLDGREFAVSWDRRNQYTASVETGWRGFSTSLTWYLASGIPNPLRFVNQAEAERLPSFSRLDGGVSWQRQFGSRAVMVGFSVYNLTDRNNVWYRTLVPTAISGPTDNLMVTDVEGVDVYDLGLHPSFELSIRF
- a CDS encoding sigma-70 family RNA polymerase sigma factor; the protein is MLELVLLLAVTLSDDDEAGLARAIRAGDRTAFRTFFEAHHQALLRYLVHKQVAPDVAEDLVQNAFVYIWEQRHQIRDDGSLRGLLFRIGYTRALNHFRDTARLTGDLPDEAAPEADPGERMDVQEQVARAVARLPERRRAVFELCVLQGLTYREAAEALEITPKTVENHMGYALKAVREELKELRP
- a CDS encoding FecR domain-containing protein; the encoded protein is MSPSLPNQNDQELAARIGHEGGLPAAGQDPVIDAIRAWKDSVEVQADERAGARMWAGIERATRAGSDRAPVRRLTVMRLVWGSVSVAAAVLVLVLVPRVLSPASGQLVASAAQEQGTFETADGSTVVLRPHSSLFQVDDQTYRLEGEAFFDVTHNPDRVFAVATEAGTVQVLGTRFNVAAIGEQTSVYLESGRVRFDTGEEARELVPGQQLAHRSGTPLSDPEASDGLEETDWIRGELSFDSRPAGSIASELARHYQIRIDLPGTLRGESMSGTLLLQSQAQALEDFGLVLGGRFVPSGNGVRFIEQ
- the ppc gene encoding phosphoenolpyruvate carboxylase, translating into MSTTLPWPLGAASGGSTESLAATIDRLATDLSKAVSPELRACLSALHQSDDPAAWLAEQDDETLEQLLRADTALFHLLNQSEKSEIVRINRERALAAAPGEGRPESVMAGVARMKAEGIDAETFERLVARLDIRPTLTAHPTEARRRSILYRQQAVGASLTRLNRDRLTHAERDALEEDLERDIHLLHVTDEVRPRRLTVADEVEYGLYFLTHTIWDTLPGIASDLRRAALKHYGLHLRSATPVRFRSWIGSDRDGNPFVTPETTLRTFARQRAAVLDQFTKELRSVRRTLSISREQLHTPRILLDSLERDAREVSLPDIVHQHFEREPFRLKLSFMMARLHAIRESERDLAAPVASSYTGQAFCEDIALLQTALEEAGLSEAAWSGSLQRLADRASAFGLHLAALDVRQHSRVHAEAVGAILRAAGVVEDYGSLDEPEKQRVLTAELQNPRPLLPPGQDLDETAEMVLATFRAIGHILECDRDAFGTFIVSMTHTVSDLLEVMLLAKEVGLARLDRDGFDCPLDIAPLFETVDDLAHCGTFMETLFAHPVYRAHLERRGRFQEIMLGYSDSNKDGGFWMANWALHRAQRTLGQVCRKADVDFRLFHGRGGTVGRGGGRANRAISAMPADCRNGRIRFTEQGEVISFRYAQPDIAHRHLEQIVSATLSTATLEPDDEDYPTAWTDAMERIADHAMAAYRGLIDDPDFWGWYTSITPIEHISRLPIASRPVSRKAAGQVDFDGLRAIPWVFAWTQTRYTIPGWYGTGAGLGHVAEDAFETLREMYRDWPFFAAVMDAVQLEMARARLEVAERYARLAKDEAFHQRIVGDFESGRAAVESVTGGPLLAHSGAVRASLRYRNPLTDPLNDIQIELIKRYRTAESEEHRVFLGQLLFLSINGIAAAMQSTG
- a CDS encoding zinc-ribbon domain-containing protein, translating into MKLFCKACGGGLNPEDERCSLCGTPAGVDPDELEYVELTGGIADNPSPVLMPGESEDFAETEGQDVFCNDCGWKNPAGANFCSRCGKPLQQVGAAPARVVTRPPVSRTEGSGSSVEQGVGLRVGIIVGSAVLMVLAAFLLYAMSADPPIASGPQPAVPLTADAFADVAPGIAQAAEALQDSVEASTGEERVGFLRRTVELYIGAGRYDLAGEYQRQVAAETDQELDWAFAGNLFYDSMERAVEQSDLRATLAKAAVAAYQEVLRLNPDNLDVRTDMAVAYLSDPDNPMAAIQETQEVLRRDSLHVQANFNRGIMLFQINRMEQARDQFLKVQRIVGNPEDALWQRAQSAIDQIEAAMSGQGT
- a CDS encoding integration host factor subunit beta, with amino-acid sequence MTKADIVERIAAGTGLTKLETEAVVNGFIHTVKDAMLHNERVDLRGFGCFLVQERAPRSARNPRTNQPIAVPASAVPVFKPSKEFRKQVDLRVNNS
- a CDS encoding META domain-containing protein codes for the protein MSAMRTPFVHLLTAVVLAVAAAGCIIVVEEDDDYYSELHGSSWYLEIIWIHGHSHRVQQQDYALSFASENELTGTAGCASFTAGYDLADQEIRINRFRTSTFGCQDDDLRSLFLEHLPEVSDLEVDGVQLEMTTEAGNRLVFGR
- a CDS encoding 1-acyl-sn-glycerol-3-phosphate acyltransferase, with product MTLTPTHIISEVSLRAALLPLVRGLWRCEVVEGREKLLAEPCFLYGNHSNDYDPFMVNWPLPIGRCSSGVLTAEYMQEGIVAAALKGIGLLSTRKRVPEPHLIARILRLLRAGRNVLIYPEGGRRWAGRPTRWIPSTAKLFSRAGYPVRPVVTEGSYIAWPRWADWPRPARIRVRVLDPVSLDGLSQEDAIAQLAAPIDFDENVAPEETRPLRAFRPADGIHRLLYRDPVTGEHGGLRTTDGHRITNVDGSVQWEMLPDSRIRDERTGDILLTGDLYDTVRAMPLEPGPDGAIVRNLVTVSRGPDLRSMGSRQLRRVALHTDSVALGTDRIAHEEILFSGVEKNFKLQLTTRDEIINLEFRDDGSALQWEDALFALTEGRV